One window of the Benincasa hispida cultivar B227 chromosome 3, ASM972705v1, whole genome shotgun sequence genome contains the following:
- the LOC120073299 gene encoding calcium-dependent protein kinase 2-like, with amino-acid sequence MGCCSSTQKPPSSGINGFDSATGIATRGPYQSYQPQSTVPTPHKVSAPQTQIPSNRNQPQPPPTGEHLPSVSAFPKPAVATPRTAQNYPETILGRPYDDIKKYYTLGKELGRGQFGITYLCTENSTGQTYACKSILKRKLISKNDKDDMKREILILQHLSGQPNIVEFKGAYEDRYSVHLVMELCAGGELFDRIIAKGQYSEKAAAEICRAIVNVVQICHFMGVMHRDLKPENFLLASKKEGAMLKATDFGLSVFIEEGKVYRDIVGSAYYVAPEVLRRNYGKEIDVWSAGVILYILLSGVPPFWAENEKGIFDAILQGDIDFASAPWPTISESAKDLVRKMLTQDPRKRITPAQVLEHPWIIEGGEASDKPIDNAVLSRMKQFRAMNKLKKLALKVIAENLSEEEIKGLKAMFANIDTDNSGTITYEELKTGLARLGSRLSEAEVKQLMEAADVDGNGSIDYIEFISATMHRHRLERDEHLHKAFQFFDKDSSGFITKDELETAMKDYGMGDEASIREIISEVDTDNDGRINYQEFCAMMRSGTTQPGKLLIS; translated from the exons ATGGGTTGCTGTAGCAGCACGCAAAAGCCTCCATCATCAGGAATTAATGGGTTTGATTCAGCGACAGGGATTGCAACCAGAGGTCCATATCAATCTTACCAACCTCAGTCCACTGTACCAACTCCTCACAAGGTATCAGCCCCTCAAACCCAAATCCCATCTAATAGAAATCAGCCTCAGCCACCACCAACGGGGGAGCATCTGCCGTCAGTTTCTGCTTTCCCAAAGCCTGCGGTTGCTACTCCTAGAACAGCCCAAAATTACCCAGAAACCATTTTGGGTAGGCCTTATGATGATATTAAAAAGTACTATACTCTTGGAAAAGAATTGGGTAGAGGTCAATTTGGTATTACCTATTTGTGTACTGAGAATTCCACTGGCCAAACTTATGCTTGCAAATCTATACTCAAACGGAAACTTATTAGTAAGAATGACAAGGATGATATGAAGAGGGAAATTCTGATTCTGCAGCATCTTTCTGGACAGCCAAACATTGTTGAGTTCAAAGGTGCTTATGAGGATAGATATTCGGTTCATTTGGTGATGGAACTTTGTGCTGGTGGGGAGCTTTTTGATAGGATTATTGCCAAGGGTCAATACTCTGAGAAGGCTGCTGCTGAAATTTGTCGTGCTATTGTGAATGTTGTTCAAATATGCCATTTTATGGGGGTTATGCACCGTGATCTGAAGCCTGAAAATTTCTTGTTGGCTAGCAAGAAAGAGGGAGCAATGCTAAAAGCTACTGATTTTGGACTGTCTGTTTTCATTGAAGAAG GTAAAGTGTACCGTGACATAGTTGGCAGTGCTTACTATGTTGCTCCTGAAGTGTTGAGGCGAAATTATGGGAAGGAAATTGATGTTTGGAGTGCAGGAGTTATTTTGTACATCCTTCTCAGTGGTGTGCCTCCATTCTGGGCAG AAAATGAGAAAGGAATATTTGATGCCATACTGCAAGGAGATATTGATTTTGCTAGTGCACCATGGCCAACAATATCTGAAAGCGCTAAAGATCTTGTGAGGAAAATGCTGACACAGGATCCGAGGAAGAGAATTACTCCTGCTCAAGTTCTAG AACATCCATGGATCATAGAAGGTGGAGAAGCATCAGACAAACCAATAGACAACGCAGTTCTGTCTAGAATGAAGCAATTCAGGGCAATGAATAAGCTTAAGAAGCTTGCTTTGAAG GTCATTGCGGAAAACTTATCTGAAGAAGAAATCAAAGGCCTTAAAGCTATGTTTGCAAACATAGATACTGACAATAGTGGCACAATCACCTATGAAGAGTTGAAGACAGGTTTAGCTCGGCTTGGTTCACGGCTCTCAGAGGCTGAAGTGAAACAACTAATGGAAGCT GCTGATGTGGATGGAAATGGATCGATCGATTACATTGAGTTTATCTCTGCAACCATGCATAGGCACAGACTAGAGAGAGATGAACACTTACACAAAGCTTTTCAGTTTTTTGACAAGGATAGTAGTGG TTTCATTACAAAAGATGAACTGGAAACTGCTATGAAGGATTATGGCATGGGTGATGAAGCCAGCATCAGGGAAATTATCTCTGAGGTTGACACAGATAAT GATGGTAGAATCAACTACCAGGAGTTCTGCGCAATGATGAGAAGTGGAACAACACAACCAGGAAAACTCTTAATTTCTTAG